One genomic window of Erinaceus europaeus chromosome 7, mEriEur2.1, whole genome shotgun sequence includes the following:
- the SMUG1 gene encoding single-strand selective monofunctional uracil DNA glycosylase isoform X4, whose amino-acid sequence MTLSQTSPLGPFPEPAGALLEPRSCPRSLAEDFLDEERRLNTELDQLQFSEPVSIVYNPVDYAWEPHRSYVTRFCQGPKKVLFLGMNPGPFGMGQTGVPFGEVNAVRDWLGIAGSVRPPPQEHPKRPVLGLECPQSEVSGARFWGFFQKLCGQPEVFFRHCFVHNLCPLLFLAPGGRNLTPADLPAKQREQLLNICDSALCRQGPGQSMGHGCWEHELLMGAGGWSTGRASSVDPKQEGPKI is encoded by the exons ATGACCTTGTCCCAAACTTCCCCACTGGGGCCCTTTCCTGAGCCTGCTGGTGCCCTGCTGGAACCCCGCTCCTGCCCTCGAAGCTTGGCCGAGGACTTCCTGGACGAGGAGCGTCGACTCAACACTGAGCTGGACCAATTGCAGTTTTCCGAGCCAGTGAGCATCGTCTACAATCCTGTGGACTATGCATGGGAGCCACATCGAAGTTACGTGACCCGCTTCTGCCAGGGCCCCAAGAAAGTACTCTTCCTGGGCATGAACCCAGGACCCTTTGGCATGGGCCAGACTGGG GTGCCGTTTGGGGAAGTGAATGCTGTCCGGGACTGGCTGGGCATTGCGGGGTCCGTGAGGCCCCCTCCCCAGGAACACCCGAAACGACCAGTGCTGGGACTGGAGTGCCCCCAGTCAGAGGTGAGCGGCGCCCGGTTCTGGGGCTTTTTCCAGAAGCTCTGTGGACAGCCTGAGGTCTTTTTCCGTCACTGTTTTGTCCACAACCTGTGTCCTCTGCTCTTCCTGGCCCCTGGTGGGCGCAACCTCACCCCGGCCGACCTGCCTGCCAAGCAGCGAGAGCAGCTCCTGAACATCTGCGACTCTGCGCTCTGCCGGCAG GGACCAGGACAGAGCATGGGGCATGGATGCTGGGAGCACGAGCTTCTgatgggagctggaggctggagcaCAGGGAGGGCATCCAGTGTGGATCCCAAGCAAGAAGGGCCCAAGATCTGA
- the SMUG1 gene encoding single-strand selective monofunctional uracil DNA glycosylase isoform X2 produces the protein MTLSQTSPLGPFPEPAGALLEPRSCPRSLAEDFLDEERRLNTELDQLQFSEPVSIVYNPVDYAWEPHRSYVTRFCQGPKKVLFLGMNPGPFGMGQTGVPFGEVNAVRDWLGIAGSVRPPPQEHPKRPVLGLECPQSEVSGARFWGFFQKLCGQPEVFFRHCFVHNLCPLLFLAPGGRNLTPADLPAKQREQLLNICDSALCRQVRLLGVRLVVGVGRVAEQRARRALADLMPEVQVEGLLHPSPRNPQANKGWEAVAKERLTELGLLPLLTE, from the exons ATGACCTTGTCCCAAACTTCCCCACTGGGGCCCTTTCCTGAGCCTGCTGGTGCCCTGCTGGAACCCCGCTCCTGCCCTCGAAGCTTGGCCGAGGACTTCCTGGACGAGGAGCGTCGACTCAACACTGAGCTGGACCAATTGCAGTTTTCCGAGCCAGTGAGCATCGTCTACAATCCTGTGGACTATGCATGGGAGCCACATCGAAGTTACGTGACCCGCTTCTGCCAGGGCCCCAAGAAAGTACTCTTCCTGGGCATGAACCCAGGACCCTTTGGCATGGGCCAGACTGGG GTGCCGTTTGGGGAAGTGAATGCTGTCCGGGACTGGCTGGGCATTGCGGGGTCCGTGAGGCCCCCTCCCCAGGAACACCCGAAACGACCAGTGCTGGGACTGGAGTGCCCCCAGTCAGAGGTGAGCGGCGCCCGGTTCTGGGGCTTTTTCCAGAAGCTCTGTGGACAGCCTGAGGTCTTTTTCCGTCACTGTTTTGTCCACAACCTGTGTCCTCTGCTCTTCCTGGCCCCTGGTGGGCGCAACCTCACCCCGGCCGACCTGCCTGCCAAGCAGCGAGAGCAGCTCCTGAACATCTGCGACTCTGCGCTCTGCCGGCAGGTGCGGCTGCTGGGGGTGcggctggtggtgggagtggggcgAGTGGCAGAGCAGCGGGCCCGGAGGGCTCTGGCGGACCTGATGCCCGAGGTCCAGGTGGAGGGGCTCCTGCACCCCTCACCTCGTAACCCACAAGCCAACAAGGGCTGGGAGGCAGTGGCCAAGGAAAGACTGACTGAGTTGGGGCTGCTGCCGTTGCTGACCGAATGA